From Rhodamnia argentea isolate NSW1041297 chromosome 10, ASM2092103v1, whole genome shotgun sequence, a single genomic window includes:
- the LOC115745747 gene encoding LIMR family protein At5g01460, whose amino-acid sequence MGDFNLALVIVAIVVCVLVFVFNVYLLVNYQHPDDANQAYFPKFVVVLGLSVAAISILMLPADVANRQACRHAIYNGACSLTLPMKDLWLAIYIADAVLVFFVIPFAMFYYEGDQDKSVGKRVKSALLWVVTTGIVCALVLGILYGLIGKVDFTVRHLSSSTTSFPSSWSFTSGQQCIGSSSHQCSAYLAPASAEKTWTMRATFPEYVVALATVVGSVLFTIFGGVGIACLPLGLIFSFIRRPKAVITRSQYIKEATELGKKARELKKAADALHQEERGGAKGRKWRKNVKAVEKELLQLEEDVNLLEEMYPQGEKAETTWALTVLGYLAKLVLGVLGLIVSVAWVAHIVIYLLINPPLSPFLNEVFIKLDDLWGLLGTVAFAFFCFYLLLAVIAGAMMLGLKLVFITIHPMKWGATLMNSFLFNVGLILLCSISVIQFCATAFGYYAQATAAQEIFGHTLESLRGIKYLYKYNVFQIAFVALAGLTFVYYAAFGWRRKKPSGRFQLSS is encoded by the exons ATGGGGGATTTCAACCTCGCGCTCGTCATCGTCGCGATAGTCGTGTGCGTCCTCGTCTTCGTATTCAATGTCTACCTCCTCGTCAACTACCAGCACCCGGACGACGCCAACCAGGCCTATTTCCCCAAGTTCGTCGTCGTCCTCGGCCTCTCGGTGGCCGCCATCTCGATCCTGATGCTGCCGGCCGACGTCGCGAACCGGCAGGCCTGCCGCCACGCGATTTACAACGGCGCCTGCAGCCTCACCCTCCCGATGAAGGATCTGTGGCTCGCAATCTACATTGCGGACGCGGTGCTCGTGTTCTTCGTCATCCCCTTCGCGATGTTTTACTACGAGGGGGACCAGGACAA GAGTGTGGGCAAGCGGGTAAAGAGTGCGTTGTTATGGGTCGTGACAACCGGCATTGTTTGCGCTCTCGTGCTTGGCATTTTGTACG GGCTTATTGGGAAGGTGGACTTTACTGTTAGGCATCTCTCTTCGAGCACAACTTCCTTTCCAAGCAGTTGGAGTTTTACTTCTGGTCAGCAGTGTATTGGGAGCAGTTCACATCAG TGTTCCGCCTATCTGGCACCAGCCTCAGCAGAGAAAACGTGGACCATGCGCGCTACTTTCCCAGAATATGTTGTTGCTCTTGCTACAGTGGTTGGATCGGTGCTTTTTACG ATATTCGGTGGTGTTGGTATTGCCTGTCTGCCGCTGGGACTTATATTTTCGTTCATCCGGCGTCCAAAGGCTGTCATCACACGGTCACAATACATTAAG GAAGCAACTGAGTTAGGTAAAAAGGCAAGAGAACTGAAGAAAGCTGCTGATGCTCTCCATCAGGAAGAAAGAGGTGGTGCCAAAGGTAGAAAGTGGCGAAAGAATGTAAAAGCGGTAGAAAAG GAGTTGCTGCAGTTGGAAGAAGATGTTAATCTTCTGGAAGAAATGTATCCTCAGGGAGAAAAG GCTGAGACAACGTGGGCTTTGACTGTACTTGGGTATCTAGCGAAACTCGTGTTGGGTGTCTTGGG GCTGATCGTTTCAGTGGCTTGGGTTGCTCATATCGTCATATATCTCTTGATAAATCCACCTCTGTCTCCTTTCCTGAACGAGGTTTTCATCAAGCTGGATGATTTGTGGG GGCTTTTGGGTACCGTGGCGTTTGCATTCTTCTGCTTCTATCTTCTATTGGCTGTAATTGCTGGGGCAATGATGCTTGGTCTAAAATTAGTGTTCATAACAATCCACCCAATGAA GTGGGGAGCCACTCTCATGAACTCCTTTCTTTTCAACGTGGGACTCATTCTCCTCTGCTCTATCAG TGTTATCCAATTTTGCGCGACAGCATTTGGATACTATGCTCAAGCAACCGCAGCACAGGAAATTTTTGGGCACACATTGGAGTCCCTTCGTGGAATTAAATACTTGTACAA GTATAATGTATTCCAGATTGCTTTTGTCGCTCTAGCTGGATTAACCTTTGTGTATTATGCCGCCTTT GGATGGAGGAGAAAAAAACCCAGTGGCAGGTTCCAgctttctagctaa